The following are from one region of the Corallincola holothuriorum genome:
- a CDS encoding YjaG family protein produces MASTAQLNQQLRELTPWQQLAFSACLSERMLPNYLLFSHAVEWGDGNILRNSMNAVWDALRSKTTQFNHERWQEKLADQIPDPQQFDMYGVWPALDATTALDTLFCQFAEPSSPAVVEISRLSRHTVKQYIQLSEGEEVDLKNHPLMQFEFEYQGELAEWLSDRAPTQKTIAALREAFLTPLESNLGLSQEE; encoded by the coding sequence ATGGCGAGTACAGCACAACTAAACCAACAACTACGTGAGCTGACACCATGGCAACAGCTGGCTTTCTCAGCTTGTCTGAGTGAACGCATGCTACCTAACTACCTATTATTCAGTCATGCGGTTGAATGGGGAGATGGCAACATCCTCAGGAACAGTATGAATGCGGTATGGGATGCCCTACGCAGCAAAACCACCCAGTTTAATCACGAACGGTGGCAAGAAAAATTAGCTGACCAGATCCCCGATCCTCAGCAATTCGACATGTATGGTGTTTGGCCCGCACTCGACGCCACTACCGCACTGGACACGCTATTTTGCCAATTTGCCGAGCCCAGTAGTCCGGCAGTGGTGGAGATCAGCCGTCTCAGTCGCCACACCGTAAAACAATACATTCAGCTCAGCGAAGGCGAAGAGGTTGATCTGAAAAACCACCCTTTGATGCAGTTTGAGTTTGAATATCAAGGTGAATTGGCTGAGTGGTTAAGCGACAGAGCGCCGACACAAAAAACTATCGCCGCCTTGCGGGAAGCATTTCTCACCCCGCTGGAGTCCAACTTGGGCTTGAGCCAGGAGGAATGA
- a CDS encoding aspartoacylase has protein sequence MSEINKVTIVGGTHGNEFTGVYLVKKWQQQPAEVTRSSFTTSTLWANPKAHEQNKRYCDQDLNRQFTRAQLDDVNLVGYEQSRAKIIDAELGPKGDAKCDFVIDLHTTTSNMGPCLLLTQQGKIYRQLAAYVKMQMPEAVIFRDEDHLSAAQHHLLATVGTYGVIVEVGPVPQSVIRQDVLEQSAELTRHILDFIEHCNLGTLPTLPQQVEGYRYLESIKLPVDANGQRLGMVHNHVQDNDFKPLHPGDPLFMTFAGETITYQGADTVYPAFINEAAYYDNNLAMSLLEKVVIDVE, from the coding sequence GTGAGTGAAATTAACAAGGTGACGATTGTCGGTGGCACCCATGGTAATGAGTTTACCGGTGTCTATTTGGTTAAAAAGTGGCAACAGCAGCCAGCAGAGGTTACGCGCAGCAGCTTTACCACGTCGACCTTGTGGGCAAATCCGAAAGCACATGAACAAAACAAACGCTATTGCGATCAGGATCTCAACCGCCAGTTTACCCGAGCCCAACTGGACGACGTCAATCTAGTTGGCTATGAGCAGTCCCGCGCCAAGATTATTGACGCAGAACTTGGCCCGAAAGGTGATGCAAAGTGCGATTTCGTTATCGATCTGCATACCACCACCAGCAACATGGGACCCTGCTTACTCCTCACCCAGCAAGGCAAGATCTACCGGCAGCTAGCGGCTTACGTCAAAATGCAGATGCCAGAAGCGGTAATCTTTAGAGATGAAGATCATCTCTCCGCAGCCCAGCATCACCTGCTAGCCACAGTGGGTACCTATGGTGTCATCGTTGAAGTCGGCCCAGTGCCACAATCAGTGATCCGTCAAGATGTGCTGGAACAAAGTGCCGAATTAACCCGCCATATTCTCGATTTCATCGAACACTGCAACTTAGGCACTTTGCCCACGCTGCCGCAACAGGTTGAAGGGTATCGTTATCTAGAAAGCATCAAGTTACCGGTTGACGCCAACGGGCAGCGTTTAGGTATGGTGCACAATCATGTGCAAGATAACGACTTCAAGCCGCTCCATCCGGGAGACCCCTTGTTTATGACCTTCGCCGGTGAAACCATCACCTATCAGGGCGCTGACACCGTCTATCCGGCATTTATCAATGAAGCGGCTTATTACGACAATAACCTCGCCATGTCATTGTTAGAAAAGGTCGTCATCGATGTTGAATAA
- a CDS encoding DUF2780 domain-containing protein gives MLKRTLKISLFTLFILLPVFQSHAADNPLVGMITQQLGVSQDQATGGLGALLSSAQQGMSGDDFAALTDVIPDMSSLLSAAPSLEGAAGGGGGLASMATDMLGDSAGSDTIALTQAFESLGLDSSMVGQYSKILLDFVNSEGGNALMQSLKSALL, from the coding sequence ATGCTCAAACGCACATTAAAAATCAGTTTATTTACACTTTTCATTCTATTACCAGTGTTTCAAAGCCATGCAGCGGATAACCCGCTGGTTGGCATGATCACGCAACAGCTGGGCGTCAGTCAGGATCAAGCCACCGGTGGTTTAGGTGCCCTACTCTCCTCTGCCCAACAGGGAATGTCCGGTGATGATTTTGCCGCCCTGACCGATGTCATTCCTGATATGAGTAGCCTGCTGTCGGCAGCTCCTTCACTGGAAGGCGCAGCAGGTGGTGGCGGTGGCCTCGCATCAATGGCAACCGACATGCTTGGTGATAGTGCAGGCAGCGATACCATCGCCCTCACTCAGGCTTTCGAGAGCCTTGGACTGGATTCAAGCATGGTCGGTCAATACAGCAAAATACTGCTCGACTTTGTTAATTCAGAAGGGGGGAACGCACTGATGCAGTCCCTTAAATCGGCGCTGCTTTAA
- a CDS encoding putative signal transducing protein produces the protein MSALMRLYQAANALEANLLKGMLQAEGFDIQLRGENLAGAAGELPLSVQQVDLFIVEKDYQDALRLLSRYEGNGKTEWFCHQCGEKNGSNFELCWQCGQPKSE, from the coding sequence ATGAGTGCATTAATGCGCCTATACCAAGCAGCAAATGCACTGGAGGCAAATTTGCTGAAGGGGATGTTACAAGCCGAAGGCTTCGACATTCAGCTCAGAGGCGAAAACCTCGCCGGGGCAGCGGGCGAACTGCCACTGTCGGTACAACAGGTCGATCTGTTCATCGTAGAAAAAGATTACCAAGATGCTCTGCGCTTGCTTAGTCGCTACGAGGGCAACGGCAAGACCGAATGGTTCTGCCACCAATGCGGTGAGAAAAATGGTAGCAATTTTGAACTCTGCTGGCAGTGTGGCCAGCCGAAATCGGAGTAA
- a CDS encoding endonuclease/exonuclease/phosphatase family protein produces the protein MSALQAIISTLILWVLSGLANIEVPEALSYWQPDRPHQALSDCVEGLPERQLLQAAAPMQTSRKTLGPLLRVAVWNSYKLEQPGWQQELAELTAQRDLLLLQEVVARAELAPILGERPSFLLQAFTYNQLAAGVMTSAVVSPSAVCGMRTAEPWIGVPKSLLANRYPLHDGQSLLVVNLHGINFVWELEAYQQQLNLLAALVKQHSGPVIVAGDFNSWRQKRIDRIGQTLKPLQLRAVRPMPDRRTRIFGFAIDQLWLRGFEVEQAASYVSESSDHNGLLVELRLKQVPSAH, from the coding sequence GTGAGTGCGTTGCAAGCCATTATTAGTACTTTGATCCTCTGGGTGCTTAGTGGTTTGGCTAATATCGAGGTGCCGGAGGCGTTGAGTTACTGGCAGCCGGACCGACCGCACCAGGCGTTGAGTGATTGCGTCGAAGGCTTGCCGGAGCGGCAGTTATTGCAAGCCGCCGCTCCAATGCAGACCTCACGCAAAACCCTTGGCCCGCTGCTCCGCGTTGCGGTGTGGAATAGCTATAAATTGGAGCAACCCGGCTGGCAGCAGGAGTTGGCCGAACTAACCGCACAACGCGACCTGTTGCTACTTCAGGAGGTTGTTGCACGAGCTGAACTGGCTCCCATCCTTGGCGAAAGGCCGTCATTTCTGTTACAGGCTTTTACTTATAATCAGTTAGCCGCTGGCGTGATGACCAGTGCCGTGGTCAGCCCTAGCGCAGTTTGCGGGATGCGCACCGCAGAGCCTTGGATCGGCGTACCGAAATCACTACTAGCCAATCGTTATCCACTTCATGATGGCCAGTCGCTGCTGGTGGTGAATCTACATGGGATCAATTTTGTTTGGGAGCTCGAGGCATATCAGCAGCAGCTAAATCTACTTGCCGCCTTGGTTAAGCAGCATAGTGGCCCGGTGATCGTGGCTGGCGATTTCAATAGCTGGCGCCAGAAACGTATCGATCGTATCGGGCAGACCCTAAAACCGTTGCAGTTGCGGGCGGTGAGACCCATGCCAGATCGACGTACACGGATATTTGGTTTTGCTATTGATCAGCTTTGGCTTCGAGGCTTCGAGGTTGAGCAGGCAGCATCTTATGTCTCAGAGAGTTCCGACCATAACGGTTTGCTGGTCGAGCTTCGGTTAAAACAGGTGCCGTCCGCCCATTGA
- the msrA gene encoding peptide-methionine (S)-S-oxide reductase MsrA has translation MTEQSQVPSSIATLAGGCFWCLEAVFTELKGVKLVTSGYSGGSVKHPSYKAVCTGDTGHAEVVQIVFDPAVISYTTLLQVFFTIHDPTTLNRQGEDIGSQYRSAIFFHDDEQQQLAATEIQQQAVEWDDPIVTELVPLAVFYPAEDYHQQYFSMHGHEPYCSLVVAPKVAKFKQRFASRLR, from the coding sequence ATGACAGAGCAGAGTCAGGTTCCCTCATCAATCGCTACATTGGCAGGGGGCTGTTTTTGGTGCCTTGAGGCGGTCTTTACCGAACTAAAAGGGGTGAAGCTGGTGACGTCGGGTTATTCCGGTGGCAGCGTGAAGCATCCTAGCTATAAAGCCGTGTGCACCGGTGACACAGGCCATGCGGAAGTTGTACAGATTGTTTTTGATCCCGCAGTCATTAGTTACACGACACTGTTACAAGTGTTTTTTACCATCCATGATCCAACAACACTTAATCGTCAAGGTGAGGATATCGGCAGTCAGTATCGATCCGCCATTTTCTTTCATGATGACGAGCAGCAACAGTTAGCGGCGACAGAGATCCAGCAGCAAGCGGTTGAATGGGATGATCCTATCGTGACGGAGTTGGTGCCGTTGGCGGTATTTTATCCCGCAGAAGATTATCATCAGCAGTATTTTTCCATGCATGGCCACGAGCCTTACTGTTCTTTGGTTGTGGCGCCTAAAGTGGCGAAATTCAAACAAAGATTTGCATCAAGGCTGCGCTAG
- a CDS encoding DUF885 domain-containing protein, with translation MRFLIILCALWFAGCSDTGDAPAPEQQELQQLLAQVWQYRLEQDPLLASYSGSALGADRLPDLSPQALAAHRTKLTDYYEQFNLLAESAELQSEDRINLRLMQYAIKNEIDELRFNAQMMPLTSEYGFHAGIAHLPSMTTMDSVQEVEDYLARLAEIPRYFQQNIDWMRKGIATGRTVPKAVLTGYETTISAFIVDDPVESDFYQPLKTLDLDLPVEQLTALKLRARQLVKTAVMPAYRDYLTFFMQEYQPATRDTLAVSALENGDQYYANRIGYYTTTNMGAGEIHQLGLQEMARIRSEMGEVMRDANFSGSLAEFIEFLRTDPQFYAKTPEQLLHYAAWLAKKADAALPAFFNTLPRRTYGVEPVPANIAPKYTTGRYVGPSGDDRPGYYWVNTHALDKRPLYVLEALTLHEAVPGHHLQNALALEMEQVPEFRRHLYLSAFGEGWGLYSEWLGQEMGFYQDPYTRFGRLSYEAWRACRLVVDTGIHAMGWSRDQAIEYMEVNTALSKHNIRTEVDRYISWPAQALSYKIGELTIKRLRKEAELTLGERFDIRTFHDALLANGAVTLQQLEQQVAAYISLQGAQ, from the coding sequence ATGCGTTTTTTAATTATATTGTGTGCATTGTGGTTTGCCGGTTGCAGTGACACTGGCGATGCGCCTGCACCAGAGCAGCAGGAGTTGCAGCAGTTATTGGCGCAGGTGTGGCAGTACCGACTTGAACAAGATCCCCTGCTAGCAAGCTATTCCGGTAGTGCTCTTGGTGCCGATCGTCTCCCCGATCTTTCCCCGCAAGCTTTGGCTGCGCACCGTACTAAGTTGACCGACTATTATGAGCAGTTCAATTTACTGGCTGAGTCGGCGGAACTGCAATCCGAGGATAGAATTAACCTGCGGTTGATGCAGTATGCCATCAAGAACGAGATCGATGAGCTACGTTTCAACGCACAGATGATGCCGTTGACCTCAGAGTATGGCTTTCATGCGGGCATTGCTCACCTTCCCTCTATGACCACAATGGACAGCGTGCAGGAGGTTGAGGACTATTTGGCTCGACTGGCTGAGATCCCCCGTTATTTTCAGCAGAATATTGATTGGATGCGCAAAGGGATAGCGACTGGGCGCACAGTGCCAAAGGCGGTGCTGACCGGATATGAAACCACTATTTCTGCATTTATTGTTGATGATCCGGTAGAGAGTGACTTCTACCAACCCCTGAAAACTTTGGATCTTGATCTTCCTGTCGAACAACTTACGGCTCTTAAACTGCGGGCAAGACAGTTGGTTAAAACGGCAGTCATGCCTGCCTATCGTGACTATTTGACGTTTTTTATGCAAGAGTATCAGCCCGCGACGCGTGACACCTTAGCCGTGAGCGCACTGGAAAATGGCGATCAGTACTACGCCAATCGTATCGGCTATTACACCACCACGAATATGGGGGCGGGAGAGATACACCAGTTGGGCTTGCAGGAGATGGCGCGTATTCGCAGTGAAATGGGTGAGGTGATGCGGGATGCCAACTTTTCTGGCTCGCTGGCTGAGTTCATCGAGTTTCTCCGCACTGATCCGCAGTTCTACGCCAAAACCCCGGAACAGTTGCTGCATTATGCCGCTTGGTTGGCAAAAAAGGCCGACGCGGCGTTGCCTGCGTTTTTTAATACCCTACCGCGTCGCACCTATGGTGTAGAGCCGGTACCTGCGAATATTGCGCCTAAATACACTACGGGTCGTTATGTTGGTCCCAGCGGTGATGATCGCCCCGGTTACTATTGGGTTAACACCCATGCTTTAGACAAGCGCCCGCTCTATGTATTAGAGGCTCTCACCCTGCATGAAGCGGTGCCAGGCCATCATCTGCAAAACGCTCTGGCTCTGGAGATGGAGCAGGTGCCTGAATTCAGACGTCATCTGTACCTCTCAGCCTTTGGTGAAGGGTGGGGTTTATACTCTGAATGGTTAGGGCAAGAGATGGGATTTTATCAGGATCCTTATACGCGTTTTGGCCGTCTTAGCTACGAGGCGTGGCGCGCCTGCCGTTTAGTCGTTGATACCGGGATCCATGCCATGGGTTGGAGTCGTGATCAGGCGATTGAATATATGGAAGTGAATACCGCCTTATCCAAGCACAATATCCGTACTGAAGTGGATCGCTATATCTCTTGGCCGGCGCAAGCACTCTCATACAAAATTGGTGAGTTAACGATAAAGCGGCTGCGTAAAGAGGCTGAACTGACATTGGGTGAGCGTTTTGATATTCGTACATTCCATGACGCTTTGCTTGCCAATGGTGCGGTTACCTTACAGCAGCTGGAACAACAGGTGGCTGCCTATATCTCCCTGCAGGGCGCTCAGTAG
- a CDS encoding glutathione S-transferase family protein, which produces MTQTDSLPTLYSFARFDRSARVRWLLYELGVSYHEVVLDHAKGEHQQPHFVARNPFALVPVWEDDELVLHESGAIILHLLANTPAHELLPNDKLGRSRCMSYLMFGLSTLDAAVSQVFVTKNQAGTAVVKLKRLLQALDTELVGQDYLVGHSFTVADIVVGQLLGLLDRRDQLAGFDNLEYYLTRLKQRSAAAKAEVFTADVNA; this is translated from the coding sequence GTGACCCAAACAGACTCACTGCCTACTCTCTACTCGTTTGCTCGTTTTGATCGCTCAGCCCGTGTACGTTGGCTGTTGTATGAACTGGGCGTTTCATATCATGAAGTGGTACTGGATCACGCCAAAGGTGAACATCAACAACCACACTTCGTGGCACGCAATCCGTTTGCCCTGGTACCTGTATGGGAAGATGACGAGCTGGTGTTGCATGAGTCTGGCGCCATTATCTTGCACTTGTTGGCGAATACACCAGCCCATGAACTGTTGCCTAACGATAAGTTGGGGCGCAGCCGCTGCATGAGCTATTTGATGTTTGGACTAAGCACGTTAGATGCGGCTGTGAGCCAGGTATTTGTCACGAAAAACCAGGCGGGAACAGCTGTGGTAAAGCTTAAGCGTTTGCTGCAAGCGTTGGATACCGAGTTAGTCGGCCAAGACTATCTGGTAGGGCATAGCTTTACTGTCGCGGATATCGTAGTGGGGCAGTTGCTTGGTTTGTTAGATCGGCGAGATCAGCTCGCAGGCTTCGATAATCTTGAGTACTACTTAACCCGGTTAAAACAGCGCAGTGCGGCGGCAAAAGCAGAGGTTTTTACCGCCGATGTGAACGCTTGA
- a CDS encoding YecH family metal-binding protein: MTSIHGHKVLELILSSAPNQSLTELRQLVINNFGADAIYHTCSESDMDLDSLLAFFVARGKVAGDDGALNVDETKICQHH, encoded by the coding sequence ATGACCTCAATACATGGCCACAAAGTGCTGGAACTGATCTTGTCGAGCGCCCCCAATCAGTCCCTCACTGAGCTGAGACAATTAGTGATTAATAACTTCGGCGCTGACGCCATCTATCACACCTGCTCTGAGTCCGATATGGATCTGGATAGCTTGCTAGCCTTCTTTGTTGCACGAGGCAAAGTGGCAGGTGACGACGGCGCGCTAAATGTCGATGAAACCAAGATCTGCCAACACCACTAA
- a CDS encoding GNAT family N-acetyltransferase — translation MLNKPDSSLRVVIADYRDPTQGEALLQLLNEYAMDPMGGGAPITAHTRANLLHSLANEPQAVTFLAELDGKYVGLANCFFGFSTFACAKLINIHDFAVSPGLRGQGIGQALMAAVENHAREHGCCKVTLEVLEGNKVAQRLYQRCGFAGYALDPEAGQAMFWDKKLN, via the coding sequence ATGTTGAATAAGCCAGACTCATCACTGCGTGTAGTGATTGCCGATTACCGCGATCCGACGCAAGGCGAAGCACTGCTGCAACTTCTGAACGAATATGCGATGGATCCCATGGGTGGTGGCGCCCCCATCACTGCTCATACACGAGCAAATCTCCTCCACTCACTGGCCAACGAGCCACAAGCGGTGACATTTTTGGCTGAACTAGACGGCAAATATGTAGGGTTAGCAAACTGCTTTTTTGGCTTTTCTACTTTTGCTTGCGCCAAGTTGATAAATATCCACGATTTTGCCGTTTCACCAGGCTTGCGTGGCCAAGGCATCGGTCAAGCTTTAATGGCGGCAGTGGAAAATCATGCCAGAGAGCATGGCTGTTGCAAGGTCACACTCGAAGTGCTTGAAGGCAACAAGGTAGCGCAGCGCTTATACCAGCGCTGCGGCTTTGCTGGATACGCCCTAGACCCAGAGGCGGGTCAGGCAATGTTCTGGGATAAAAAGCTGAATTAA
- a CDS encoding alpha-amylase, whose amino-acid sequence MFAPKKLALAALVTSLLVPSAQAIIKTPIFLRIAEHDYAAENRAKFKGKGKYKATVELEKGTYHFRLADKEFSCGTSFGPEAAEKIKFKTPVPVSDCATDTDFSIRILFPGEYEFTLDTKADSGNAISVMRKPKKVAVVRKPPAVDCGTWDGNAVEVNVSSVFKDGELVKDFYSGQTAEVAGGKVSMQPSKESGGLLLLEPAKAKPSDFDWDNASVYFIMTDRFNNGDTSNDYPFNRKKDGKLETGTFQGGDIKGIIEKLDYIQELGMNAIWLTPIVEQIHGFIGGGEKGSFPFYGYHGYWALDFTRLDPNFGTDEDLERLVTEAHKRGIRVVIDVVMNHAGYPTLDDMQTFDINALAPNAPVPDQWTDWVPDEKKGQNWHRYNNYIRWGSSEWAEKWWGPDWVRSGMAGYTAPGGDDITMNLAGLPDFLTESEKHVGLPPILKNKPDTRAVEREGYTVVDYLVEWHTTWVRKYGIDGFRADTVKHVEAEVWTKLKDSATKALAEWKAENPDKAIDDKPFWMVGEVWHHGAYKDFYFDHGMDSLINFDYAGEMQAVKGAQCINQNEDLYATYAKDINTDPDFNLLTYISSHDTKLFFQRYENLELQKGAANGLLLMPGGVQIYYGDESGRPAGPMSDAFDSPTRSFMNWDQLKGDRAALVAHWQKVGQFRNNHVAVGAGEHKMLSEQPYAFSRVKGDDRVVVVYAGEKK is encoded by the coding sequence ATGTTCGCTCCGAAAAAACTAGCGCTTGCGGCGCTTGTCACGTCGTTGCTGGTGCCTAGTGCCCAGGCGATTATAAAAACACCTATCTTCCTGCGTATCGCTGAACATGATTATGCAGCGGAGAATCGCGCTAAATTCAAAGGCAAAGGCAAGTACAAAGCAACGGTAGAGTTGGAGAAGGGTACTTACCATTTCCGCTTAGCGGATAAAGAGTTCTCCTGCGGAACGTCATTTGGTCCTGAAGCCGCCGAAAAGATCAAATTCAAAACCCCTGTGCCAGTGTCGGATTGTGCAACTGATACCGATTTTTCTATTCGCATTCTCTTCCCTGGTGAGTATGAGTTCACCTTAGACACTAAAGCTGACAGCGGCAATGCGATCAGCGTAATGCGTAAGCCGAAGAAAGTCGCTGTTGTGCGTAAGCCGCCTGCAGTTGATTGCGGAACCTGGGATGGCAATGCCGTCGAAGTTAATGTCAGTAGCGTTTTTAAAGACGGTGAACTGGTAAAAGATTTTTACTCAGGGCAAACCGCAGAGGTTGCGGGCGGTAAAGTCTCGATGCAACCTAGCAAGGAGAGCGGCGGCCTGCTGTTGCTTGAGCCTGCGAAAGCCAAGCCCAGCGACTTCGATTGGGATAATGCGTCTGTTTATTTCATCATGACAGACCGCTTTAATAATGGTGATACCAGCAACGACTACCCATTTAACCGGAAGAAAGACGGTAAGTTGGAGACTGGTACATTCCAGGGCGGTGACATCAAAGGCATCATCGAGAAGCTGGATTACATCCAGGAACTGGGTATGAACGCTATCTGGTTAACGCCGATTGTCGAACAGATCCACGGTTTTATCGGCGGTGGTGAGAAGGGCAGCTTCCCATTTTATGGCTATCACGGCTATTGGGCGTTGGATTTTACCCGTTTGGATCCAAACTTCGGCACCGATGAAGATCTTGAGCGCCTAGTGACGGAAGCACATAAACGCGGAATTCGCGTTGTCATCGATGTGGTAATGAACCATGCGGGTTATCCAACCCTAGATGATATGCAAACATTCGACATCAATGCGTTAGCGCCAAACGCACCAGTGCCAGATCAGTGGACTGATTGGGTGCCGGATGAGAAGAAGGGACAGAACTGGCATCGTTACAACAACTATATCCGCTGGGGTTCCAGCGAGTGGGCTGAGAAATGGTGGGGACCAGATTGGGTGCGCAGTGGTATGGCTGGGTACACCGCACCGGGTGGCGATGACATCACCATGAACTTGGCTGGCCTACCTGACTTTTTGACCGAAAGCGAAAAGCATGTCGGTTTGCCACCGATCCTGAAGAACAAGCCGGATACACGTGCAGTGGAGCGTGAAGGCTACACCGTGGTTGATTACCTGGTGGAATGGCATACCACCTGGGTTCGCAAGTATGGTATCGATGGCTTCCGCGCTGATACCGTGAAGCACGTTGAAGCTGAAGTCTGGACTAAGTTAAAAGACTCTGCGACCAAAGCCTTGGCTGAGTGGAAAGCTGAGAACCCGGATAAGGCGATTGATGACAAGCCGTTCTGGATGGTCGGTGAAGTTTGGCACCATGGCGCTTACAAGGATTTCTACTTCGACCACGGTATGGATAGCCTGATTAACTTTGATTACGCTGGTGAAATGCAGGCGGTGAAAGGTGCGCAGTGTATTAATCAGAATGAAGATCTGTATGCAACTTATGCGAAAGATATTAATACCGACCCAGACTTTAACCTGCTGACCTATATCTCTAGTCATGATACCAAGCTGTTCTTCCAACGTTATGAGAACCTGGAGCTGCAGAAAGGCGCCGCCAATGGCCTGCTATTGATGCCGGGTGGTGTTCAGATTTACTACGGCGATGAGAGCGGGCGTCCAGCGGGACCTATGAGTGACGCGTTTGATTCTCCGACCCGTTCATTTATGAACTGGGATCAGCTTAAGGGGGATCGCGCAGCGCTGGTGGCTCACTGGCAGAAGGTTGGTCAGTTCCGTAACAACCACGTGGCTGTGGGTGCGGGTGAGCATAAAATGCTCAGTGAACAGCCCTATGCGTTTAGCCGAGTTAAAGGTGATGACCGCGTTGTGGTTGTCTACGCAGGTGAGAAGAAATAA
- a CDS encoding YhgN family NAAT transporter has translation MDTLSAAVTLFLIMDPLGNLPIFLSVLKNIEPKRRRVVLIRELVISLVIMMLFLFAGSSILDFLQLTQESVSIAGGIILFLIALKMIFPQPGGVTGLAVGEEPFIVPLAIPLIAGPSILAALLLLAHQDPSRMVDWSLALVGAWTVSSLILLFSGLFHRMLGERGLTAMERLMGMLLVMISVQMFLDGIFAYFAHMDAAG, from the coding sequence ATGGATACGCTGTCGGCAGCGGTGACGCTGTTTCTAATCATGGATCCTTTGGGCAATCTGCCCATTTTTCTCTCGGTATTGAAGAATATCGAGCCTAAACGCCGACGCGTGGTGCTGATACGCGAGCTGGTGATCTCTCTGGTGATCATGATGCTATTTCTGTTTGCTGGCAGTAGCATTCTTGATTTTCTGCAATTGACCCAAGAGTCGGTGAGTATTGCCGGCGGTATCATTCTGTTTCTTATTGCGTTGAAAATGATCTTTCCGCAGCCTGGAGGCGTAACGGGATTAGCTGTTGGCGAAGAGCCGTTTATCGTTCCGTTAGCTATTCCCTTAATCGCTGGCCCATCGATATTGGCAGCCTTACTGCTATTGGCGCATCAAGATCCCAGTCGCATGGTCGATTGGTCGCTGGCACTGGTCGGAGCCTGGACAGTCAGTTCTTTGATTCTACTGTTTTCCGGCCTGTTCCATCGTATGCTTGGCGAACGCGGCCTCACAGCAATGGAACGACTAATGGGGATGTTATTGGTAATGATTTCGGTGCAGATGTTCCTGGATGGCATCTTTGCCTACTTCGCCCACATGGATGCAGCAGGATGA
- the trhA gene encoding PAQR family membrane homeostasis protein TrhA, translating to MSDTQYSPAEELANTVTHLIGALLAVAALVMMINVSLAQHDPWRLTSSLVYGISLLTLFASSSFYHAISFPRLKSHLKLLDHCAIYLLIAGTYTPFLLVSLRGWIGWTLLGTIWSLAIAGLALKIGFGNRFKALRVGSYILMGWLVVIAGAPLADAIGRGGMIWLVAGGLCYSLGVIFYLNKKMRFSHSIWHLFVLGGSICHFFAIWYYVLAESN from the coding sequence GTGAGCGACACCCAATACAGTCCGGCAGAAGAGTTGGCCAACACAGTTACCCACCTCATCGGCGCCCTGCTCGCGGTCGCAGCCTTGGTGATGATGATCAACGTCTCATTGGCCCAGCACGATCCTTGGCGACTGACGTCGAGCTTGGTCTATGGCATCAGCCTGTTAACCCTTTTTGCGTCATCTTCGTTCTATCACGCAATATCCTTCCCTAGGCTCAAAAGCCATCTAAAACTGTTAGATCATTGCGCCATCTACCTGCTGATCGCCGGTACTTATACCCCTTTTCTACTGGTCAGTTTACGAGGATGGATAGGTTGGACCCTGCTAGGCACCATATGGAGCCTGGCCATTGCCGGTTTAGCGCTAAAAATAGGCTTTGGTAATCGATTTAAGGCGTTGCGGGTTGGCAGCTATATATTAATGGGTTGGCTGGTAGTGATTGCCGGTGCCCCCCTTGCCGACGCAATTGGTCGTGGAGGTATGATCTGGCTGGTTGCCGGTGGCCTTTGTTATAGCCTTGGTGTCATCTTCTATCTCAACAAAAAAATGAGATTCAGTCACAGCATCTGGCACCTGTTTGTTTTAGGCGGCAGTATCTGCCACTTTTTTGCCATTTGGTATTACGTGCTAGCCGAGAGCAATTGA